DNA sequence from the Prinia subflava isolate CZ2003 ecotype Zambia chromosome 20, Cam_Psub_1.2, whole genome shotgun sequence genome:
GGGAGATTCTGTCCCCCTGCCTCCtttgatgctgctgctgtgtgaatgGGTTCACCTTGTTGATCCAGTGGAAGACTGAGCCTGAGGGTGAAGGAGGTAAATAAGTTCCTGTGGATCACCCAGCTGAACTGATTCATCTTCCCAAGGCAAGCAGCAGGATTTTGTGGCTTGGCGGGAAGAGCTGGAACCAGCCTACAGCTGAGTGTGTTGAAGTGCTTTGTGGAAACACTCATTCATGGAATGCGTGTTTGGATCCTGGAAGGATCACGTTTGGTGTAAAGCTGAGCAAGCAGCTTCTTTGCctcttgtgctgctgcaggtgctggcaggTGCTTGCCCCCTGCACCCCATGGAGGTGTCCCTcctgcagggggacaggctTTGATGTCTCTTGCAGCAGGAGggtgctgttcctgctctgtCTGGCTTCAGGGCTGCATGCACTGTGGGAAGACTCGAGGAGTCTCCCAGGctttgggagcagaggagagTTTGTGAGGCCTCTGCATCAAAACACAGTGGGGGTGAGAATGTGGTGCTGTGTGAGGAGAGATTGCTCAGGCCCCTGACTCATAACCCCCCgtgctgtccctgtgtttgGGGGATGTTTGCCCTTGTCCTGGGTGAGGACAGTGGTTTCTCTGGGGCCTGAACAGAGTCCTTGATGCCACCTGAGCTTGCATGacccctgagcagggacagcagggacaccagctcccagcaggctgTCGTgttgagctgtgtgctctgagtCCCTCTTGGTGCTGGCCCTGTGtcctggcagagctctgtgtcccaGCCTTCTGGGGTATTGCTCTCCTGCTGGGATCTCCCTTGCCCTGCAGCAAAGGGGCAGAAAGATGAAATCCATCAGGGGCAGAGGGTTGGAAGCAAATATTTTTGGAGCCTTTTGTCTCTTCCTCAGTTGtcctgtgtggctgcagctgctgcttctgatgTCTCTAGCACCTCAGCCCTGACAGGAGGGCTCCTGATGTCTCTGGGCAGACCCCAAGAGTCCTGTGCCCCTTTGGCTGTCCTACCTGATTGTAGATTTTTGGTGTTGCATGTACTGCCAGGAAGCCGGGTCAGAAAGCTTGGCCAGGtatggggctgtccctgctcagcatgTCTCTGCCTTGTGTGTTGCAGTGTTCTTGGGGGCCAGGAATGCCCACTCGCTCCTGAAACGCTTTCCCAGAGCCAATGGCTTCCTGGAGGAGATCCGGCAGGGCACCATCGAGCGGGAGTGCATCGAGGAGGTCTGCAGCTATGAGGAGGTCAAGGAGGTGTTCGAGAACAAGGAGAAGACGGTGCGTTAGTCCTGCGCTGCTCCCCGGTGCATGTGGGATGGCTCACACCTCAGCGGGCTGCAGACAAAGGAAAGCACAAGGGGAATGGCCTCTCCTGTTCCCTTTGtgctcctctggctgcaggcagcGTGTTGTGGCCTCATTTCCCAGCATGGCTTTCCCTTCCCAGGCAACGATCCACCTTGCTTTTGCCAGGACACACTGCCCACAGCTGCAGGTTGAGCTGGCGCTCCCATGGCATGTTGTTGTCCATGCTCCTCTAGGCTGGGCTTGGTGTGGGATAATTTTTCCCCTGCTTGGTGTGGGGGCTGTTGAGGGATGTTCCCAGCACCTTTTGTGTTGGTTCCCACAGCACCTCAGCCTGAAGGGGTGGGGGGCACCCAAAATGTAGTCCTGTGGAGGGCAGTGATGATTGCTGGCGGGTCCTTCTCCACCTGCAGCACGTGATGGTCGTTTTTCTGTTCCCGTCGCAGATGGAGTTTTGGAAAAGCTACACCAGCTCTGTGTACTCTGTCAAGGACCCCGGGCACAGCACGGAGCGCTCTGACGCTATGTACGTGGTGGTGCCCCTCCTGGGAGTGGCTCTCCTCATAGTCATCGCCCTCTTCATCATCTGGAGGTGCCAGCTGCAAAAGGCCACCCGCCACCGCCCCTCCTATGCCCAGAACCGTTACCTGGCCAGCCGGACGGGCCGCAGCCTCCCCAGGGTCATGGTGTACCGGGAGCGCTCGCACAGCCAAGGCGACAGCCAGTGCCAGCGGGAAGCCAGCGCCAGGGCGGCCGGGGATGGCAGAGCCGGGGGCGCGCCCCAGCCGGACGGCACCCTCTGCCCGCCGGAGCATTCCGTGTCCGTCCTCTCCAGACTGTCCAGCGCCACTCCCCCGCCTTCCTACGAGGAGGTGACGGGCCACCCGGAGAGCAGCAGCGGCGAGGAGACCAGCGTGTCCTACAACGAGCCTCCGCCCAAGTACGAGGAGATTGTGGCCGCCGCCCCTGCCGCCGGCAAATAGCGGCGCTGCCTCCCTCCCGCCTCttcacacactcacactcaccCAGCCGCCCTCCCCTGGCCACGCCTGGGGCTCCCTTCGGGTGTCTGCCAGGCCCCCATCTCACCTGTACGATCTGGTGCCATCACACAATAGCCTTACCCTCCTAACCAAAAAGAGCTGTCCGCAGGTGGGGtgaggctgggctgtggggtggctctggggccaGCCTGCCGTCTCCTGCCCCTCACTCCCCACTCACGTAAGTGCTGtagcagccagggcagagcagcagcgtGTTCCTGGCTCAGTGTGGGGGTCTCCCCATGGTGCATTCGATTTCCTCACTTCCCCTTCAAACTGACAGAACGTTTCCCATGATTAGAGCatgggctgctgctcagcctcaCCCCGTGTCCTCACTGGGCCCTGTTCTACTGCTCAGGGCTCTGATTAGGTGATGGAGATGCAGGATTGGGGTGGCCAATTTTTGTCCATCCCTGCGGTTGGTGGGGCCAGCTCTGTGGGGAGATGGTGCTTCCCCCACGGGGGTTTGTTGCCAAGTGGGAGTGGGGAGCCTGGTGCACACTGTGGTGCCTGTACTGATATTTGCTGTGTGGAGATCGGGGGGAGCAGTCAGGAAGGTGCTCTCTGATCTCTTAGATCTCTttggaaagggagaaagggcTCGTGGTGGTCTTGTACCTGAGGTAAGTGACTTTGGAGTAGAAAGGCCTTTTCCTGATGCTCTCTGCTTTCCCCCAGTgggtgctgagcagctggaggtctggctgctgcagagctggccaAGGGGGTCATCTCTGACTCCAAGCCAAATGTGTCTCATGGCTTTAAGTGATGGAGATTCAACTCTCTCCTGGAGCATCTGGTgcctgccccagagctgagaGCCTGCAGACAGGccaaacctctcctctccctaccccaaacctccctgccctgcttgGCCCCTCTCTCTGGGGCTCTTTGTCCTCCAGAGCAGGTAAAGGGGAATGTGAGACCCCACTCTCCTCCTGACCTCTCAGGTGGGCTGAGTGTTTGGTGTCCAGGGCTGTGGCATGGAAGTCCTGCTGACAGGGGTGGCAGCCACAAGCCCATGCCTTGACAGtcaggagcagggccaggccctgctggggggGGTgtggtgccagggcagggcagagccaggtgCTTTGCTGTGGGATCAGCgtcccctgtccctgggcagctgcctgTAGGGTCCAGGAAACAGGGCTGTCCCTCCCCAGTCATGTCTGATGGATTAGTGCCAGGTTTGTGCTCCAACCCCCCAGAAGCAGCCCAgaagctcccagcactgccagcacccgGTGTTCCCCCAGCACCAGTCTGTCCACCAGCACTGAAAGGCTATTGTCCATCCATCCGTGCCTGCATCCCGCCCCACCCCAGTGATGCTCTTGCAGCTGGTGCCCTCAGCCCAGAACTGAGGCTTGCCCAGCCTGGCTTCTCCTGGGGCAGGACATGCTGGCACCTcatctgtcccctccccagccttAGCTGGGTTGTGGGGAGTCCTGACAGCGAGCATCAGGGCCAGAGCCTGGAGAGCACCAGAGGGAGACCCAAGGGTGTGCTCCACATCCTCTGTCTGAGATGCTCCGTCATTATCCCTGCAGTTTGTATTCTGTAAAACTTGGTATatttctgtgcaaaaaaaaaaaaaaaaaaaaaaaaaaaaaaaaaaaaaaaaaggtatttattaaaaaaccctcaCTGTCTGAGCGGCACAGGGTGGCTTTTTTCCCACAAAGGGTGTTGtgggggacagtgacaccaATAACCCCTGCCACGGCTGCGGGACCATCCCCAGTAAGGATGGGAATGAACCCCATGCATCCAGCTGGAGCCCTGAACAT
Encoded proteins:
- the PRRG3 gene encoding transmembrane gamma-carboxyglutamic acid protein 3; translation: MAMFLGARNAHSLLKRFPRANGFLEEIRQGTIERECIEEVCSYEEVKEVFENKEKTMEFWKSYTSSVYSVKDPGHSTERSDAMYVVVPLLGVALLIVIALFIIWRCQLQKATRHRPSYAQNRYLASRTGRSLPRVMVYRERSHSQGDSQCQREASARAAGDGRAGGAPQPDGTLCPPEHSVSVLSRLSSATPPPSYEEVTGHPESSSGEETSVSYNEPPPKYEEIVAAAPAAGK